Within Wyeomyia smithii strain HCP4-BCI-WySm-NY-G18 chromosome 2, ASM2978416v1, whole genome shotgun sequence, the genomic segment TCAAACTTAGTATGTGTTTAAACTCAATCTGGTTTTCTTCAGCCCACTCAATCACAAAAGTTAAGTTTTCTAttactttttcatttctttcggAACTATTAGGACGATTCACACCTTCGCCAAGGCTCACTTCTTCAATGTTAATTTTATTATCCTCTGCAAATTCATCATCACTATTTTCATAATGAAGAGGGTGAAAAGCGCTGTTAGCATCGATGGAATAAGCAAAACTACCAGAAGTACCATCCTTTAGATGATTTTTGTTTGCATCACTATTGGTTGGGCATAAAGCGAAACGTTTCTTAAAATTACGAACCCAGCGCTCACTGCACTTGAAATTTTCACCAATATTCAAAGCTGAAGCAAGCTCCTTTGCTTTGGCTAACAATTCATTTGTTGAAACAATCCCCTGCTGGTCTGACATGTAAGTGTACCAATCGTACAAGATTTGCTCCAGGTTGCTGTACTTTCCTGTAGTAACGTACTTCCTTTGACTAAAGCTTTCCGACATACTGCCTGTGGAAACCGTTTGCAATATTTGTTGCTGCCGAATTTCAATCTTTCTGATTGTTGATCTATCCACATTGAAACACTTGGCAAGATCTGACTTTGAGTGCTTCCTTTCTTTCAATAGCTGTACAATCTGAGCTTTCTGCTCCAAAGTCAAACTATTTCGCTTAGATTTCTCTATTGCTCGACCTGATGAAGCCATTTTCACCTGAAAGTAATTCCACGAGTAAAAATTATTCGACCAATCATTATGGTTCATAAACCAGACTAACTCTTTTATTTAGCTATGAACTTTGTtctatttaaaaatatgttaaaacttttataaatgTTCCACAAAATCTCCTCTAAATAACTGCCTGCTGCTACTCTCTAGACGAACACAGACTGCCGCACTCAattcattttcagaagtttaaaACCGAAACAGCACACGCGCACAACGACGCAGCTGCATGGTACACCTCTCTCAAAACCGGTGCCATATAACGGATCAGATAAGGTGCATGCCAAAAACGAACCGAGCCAAAAAAGAACTGATGCCAAAATCAGATGCtaggagggctggtgtgcactgCCACgaat encodes:
- the LOC129725051 gene encoding uncharacterized protein LOC129725051 yields the protein MASSGRAIEKSKRNSLTLEQKAQIVQLLKERKHSKSDLAKCFNVDRSTIRKIEIRQQQILQTVSTGSMSESFSQRKYVTTGKYSNLEQILYDWYTYMSDQQGIVSTNELLAKAKELASALNIGENFKCSERWVRNFKKRFALCPTNSDANKNHLKDGTSGSFAYSIDANSAFHPLHYENSDDEFAEDNKINIEEVSLGEGVNRPNSSERNEKVIENLTFVIEWAEENQIEFKHILSLKEILALAEKKHCS